TTGAATTATTAGAACAAGAATTAAACGAAGATAAACATAGTAATGCGATAACTATAGCTCTTTTTCAATCCGTCTTATTAAAAATTATAGGCACAGAAAACAAAGAGAGCGGAGCGCTCAACCGCACAAGCTCAATCTCTTTTCATTTTAGGGAATTAGTACAGAAAAACCATATTAGTCATAAAACCATCGATTTTTATTCTGATTTATTACAAATATCAGATAATTATCTCAATAAATGTGTTAGGGAAACTACCGGGAAGCCCCCAAAACAATGGATAAGTGAAATTACGATCCAGCACAGTCAAATTCTTTTGCAAGATATTTCGAAAGAAATAGCAGAAATAGCGTTTGAATTAAATTATCAATCCCCTTCTTATTTTTCACGTATATTTAAAAAACTGGTAGGACAGTCTCCTTCTGAGTACCGATCACAGTTTTTAAAACAATAAAATTTACAATTTAGTTCTAAAAGTGAAAACGCTTATAAAGGATATTTAAAAATCCTGTTATAAGCGTTTTTTTATTCTCTAAAAAGACCCTGCTACAAAATAAGCGAAGTTTTTCAGTGACATGAGATCAAAACATAAAATAATCTCGTATTTAGGCAGGTGTGCCTTCACTGTT
This is a stretch of genomic DNA from Candidatus Pedobacter colombiensis. It encodes these proteins:
- a CDS encoding AraC family transcriptional regulator gives rise to the protein MKNDPKLISNYEYKKFFLPDITTHNLFNNSNLQLYRIENYLKKIVIPVNPYQTTFNFLIFVTKGYVKQQLETAVFEINANEALNIKQGNFTATLALSEDVEGFFVIYENEVITQIALNNSVLKFFDASLFSISNPTTINWLIRLFELLEQELNEDKHSNAITIALFQSVLLKIIGTENKESGALNRTSSISFHFRELVQKNHISHKTIDFYSDLLQISDNYLNKCVRETTGKPPKQWISEITIQHSQILLQDISKEIAEIAFELNYQSPSYFSRIFKKLVGQSPSEYRSQFLKQ